Below is a window of Synechococcus sp. RSCCF101 DNA.
GGTCAGCTGCCCGACGGCAACGAAGCGGTTCGCCCCTCCGACGACGAGGCCCCCTTCAGCGCCCTGGCGTTCAAGGTGATGGCCGATCCCTACGGCAAGCTCACCTTCGTCCGCATGTACTCAGGTGTGCTGAAGAAGGGCAGCTATGTCCTCAACGCCACCAAGGACAAGAAGGAGCGCATCTCCCGACTGATCGTGCTCAAGGCCGACGAGCGCGAGGAGGTTGACGAGCTCCGGGCCGGTGACCTCGGCGCCGTGCTCGGCCTGAAGGACACCACCACCGGTGACACGCTCTGCGACGCAGAGGATCCCATCGTTCTGGAGACCCTGTTCATCCCCGAACCGGTGATCTCCGTTGCCGTGGAACCCAAGACCAAGGGCGACATGGAGAAGCTCTCCAAGGCGCTTCAGGCCCTGTCGGAAGAGGATCCCACCTTCCGCGTCAGCACCGATCCGGAGACCAGCCAGACCGTGATCGCCGGCATGGGCGAACTACACCTGGAGATCCTGGTCGACCGGATGCTGCGGGAGTTCAAGGTCGAGGCGAACATCGGCGCTCCGCAGGTGTCCTACCGGGAGACGATCCGGGCCGCCTCCAAGGGCGAAGGCAAATTCGCCCGCCAGACCGGCGGCAAGGGTCAGTACGGCCACGTCGTGATCGAGATGGAGCCGGGCGAGCCCGGCTCCGGCTTCGAGTTCGTCAACAAGATCGTCGGCGGCGTCGTGCCGAAGGAATACATCGGTCCGGCCGAGGCCGGCATGAAGGAGACCTGCGAATCCGGCGTGATCGCGGGTTACCCCCTGATCGATGTGAAGGTGACCATGGTCGACGGGTCCTACCACGATGTGGACTCGTCCGAGATGGCCTTCAAGATCGCCGGTTCGATGGCCTTCAAGGACGGCGTCAAGAAGTGCAATCCCGTGCTGCTTGAGCCGATGATGAAGGTCGAGGTCGAGGTTCCTGAGGATTTCCTCGGTTCGATCATCGGCGACCTGTCCTCCCGCCGGGGTCAGGTCGAGGGCCAGTCCGTCGATGACGGCACCTCCAAGGTCCAGTCCAAGGTGCCGCTGGCCGAGATGTTCGGCTATGCCACCCAGCTCCGCTCCATGACCCAGGGCCGGGGCATCTTCTCGATGGAATTCAGCCATTACGAGGAAGTTCCTCGCAATGTGGCTGAGGCCATCATCTCCAAGAATCAGGGCCAGTCCTGATCCTTCTCTCCCTGTTCACCAACCCCCCGATTCTTTTTCATCATGGCTCGCGAGAAGTTCGAAAGGAACAAACCCCACGTCAACATCGGCACCATCGGTCACGTTGACCACGGCAAGACCACGCTGACGGCAGCGATCACCAATGTTCTGGCCGCCGCCGGCATGGCCAAGGCCCAGGATTACGATCAGATCGATGGTGCGCCTGAGGAGAAGGAGCGTGGCATCACGATCAACACGGCTCACGTCGAATACGAGACCGAGAACCGTCACTACGCCCACGTGGACTGCCCGGGCCACGCGGACTACGTGAAGAACATGATCACCGGCGCCGCCCAGATGGACGGAGCCATCCT
It encodes the following:
- the fusA gene encoding elongation factor G, with the protein product MARAYPLERVRNIGIAAHIDAGKTTTTERILFYSGVVHKMGEVHDGAAVTDWMAQERERGITITAAAISTSWRDHRINIIDTPGHVDFTIEVERSMRVLDGVIAVFCAVGGVQPQSETVWRQADRYSVPRMVFVNKMDRTGADYLKVYGQIKDRLKANAAPIQLPIGAENDLTGIIDLVKNKAYIYKDDLGKDIQEADVPADMSELAEEWRVKLMESVAETDEELLEAFLENGELSEEELRRGIREGVLRHGLVPMLCGSAFKNKGVQLLLDAVVDYLPAPVDVPPIQGQLPDGNEAVRPSDDEAPFSALAFKVMADPYGKLTFVRMYSGVLKKGSYVLNATKDKKERISRLIVLKADEREEVDELRAGDLGAVLGLKDTTTGDTLCDAEDPIVLETLFIPEPVISVAVEPKTKGDMEKLSKALQALSEEDPTFRVSTDPETSQTVIAGMGELHLEILVDRMLREFKVEANIGAPQVSYRETIRAASKGEGKFARQTGGKGQYGHVVIEMEPGEPGSGFEFVNKIVGGVVPKEYIGPAEAGMKETCESGVIAGYPLIDVKVTMVDGSYHDVDSSEMAFKIAGSMAFKDGVKKCNPVLLEPMMKVEVEVPEDFLGSIIGDLSSRRGQVEGQSVDDGTSKVQSKVPLAEMFGYATQLRSMTQGRGIFSMEFSHYEEVPRNVAEAIISKNQGQS